A stretch of Fulvia fulva chromosome 4, complete sequence DNA encodes these proteins:
- a CDS encoding Versatile peroxidase VPL2, translating to MVVASTSVLSLTVASTLLQAGIAAVIISSFLVDAAAVAERNSAVSEDKNDPTSGSSGSCPQIWSQVASQLKSDFSGCNDFARSAIRFAFHDAAGYSSSNSQYAPASGGADGSLLLNDDEISRNTEAPMKENYRDPYLLPFYQKYKGQGVGAADLVQFAGAVGIKSCRGGPTVRAVVGRKDSNQAAPQGTLPAAFGQGSDYDSLIQLWGQKGISPRELAALMGARTVSISFTEDANGIPPGSPQDSDPTVWDNHYYTQTQSQKEPWGVHSFASDVNLSNATTECGQAFTDFGKDSATWILKFSAAMQKLSLLGIDSETVSGFTDCTSLIS from the exons ATGGTGGTGGCAA GTACATCGGTCTTATCTCTCACAGTGGCGTCGACTCTCCTCCAAGCAGGCATTGCAGCCGTGATCATCTCCTCTTTTCTGGTCGACGCAGCCGCTGTAGCTGAGCGGAACTCAGCCGTCTCAGAGGATAAGAACGATCCCACGAGCGGATCAAGTGGCTCCTGTCCTCAAATCTGGTCTCAAGTTGCCTCTCAGCTGAAATCCGACTTCTCCGGCTGCAACGACTTCGCCCGGTCCGCGATTCGTTTTGCTTTCCACGACGCTGCGGGCTACTCTTCCTCAAACTCCCAATACGCTCCAGCCTCAGGTGGCGCTGACGGCTCCTTGCTGTTGAACGACGACGAGATCTCCCGCAACACTGAGGCGCCCATGAAAGAGAATTATCGGGATCCATACCTCCTGCCATTCTACCAGAAGTACAAAGGCCAAGGCGTAGGTGCGGCTGACCTTGTGCAATTTGCGGGTGCGGTGGGAATCAAGAGTTGTCGTGGCGGACCAACGGTTAGGGCGGTCGTGGGCAGGAAGGATTCGAACCAGGCGGCACCGCAGGGGACATTACCTGCGGCATTTGGACAGGGAAGTGATTATGACTCGTTGATTCAGCTTTGGGGCCAGAAGGGGATCAGTCCGAGGGAGTTGGCAGCGTTGATGGGGGCGCGTACTGTGTCGATCAGCTTCACTGAGGACGCCAATGGGATACCACCAGGAT CTCCCCAAGACTCCGATCCTACCGTGTGGGATAACCACTATTACACCCAGACACAATCGCAGAAAGAGCCGTGGGGTGTGCACAGCTTTGCTTCAGATGTGAATCTCTCTAATGCCACCACCGAGTGCGGTCAGGCTTTCACAGACTTCGGCAAAGACTCAG CGACCTGGATCTTGAAATTTTCAGCAGCAATGCAAAAGCTCAGCTTGCTCGGCATCGACTCAGAGACAGTTTCTGGCTTCACAGATTGCACCTCGTTGATCTCGTGA
- a CDS encoding BUB3-interacting and GLEBS motif-containing protein — translation MAPKRKERESLESLLARPWCYYCDRDFDDLKILHDHQKAKHFHCIVGTCNRRLNTAGGLRVHMEQVHKENLEVVPNALVDRQGLTPEVFGMEGVPQSMLDQRTSLVIKEYNKIESEWRARTGNPLSGTAAAKEEAEQARKKQKVAVDKEELKRRAAAAKAARAAKKAGLEPPKQFAPGIDEMEQPEPVSFAQMAAWKAADAQAAASTPPAPSVSPYAAPPFKPMNGAAALPTPFSAPVAASPYQTPPSISPPGFPMGMYPPPGMPMGMPAYSPSPVSGYGAPPPGLPQRVNMPLPGMSGLPSIPGLPPRPTPVAPNGSTNGNVEELINTEYEKFLERERRGEKASFADLVATQAKYGMVIESLPDSNGVMAPVYADNPPGSRWYSNPKVEAGAKLTYSDNFLTPEEKKSASPRYRRGAKASTTQTFGHTQAASGAVYS, via the coding sequence ATGGCGCCGAAACGCAAGGAACGCGAGTCGCTCGAGTCGCTGCTGGCGCGCCCGTGGTGCTACTACTGCGACCGCGACTTCGACGATCTCAAGATCCTCCACGACCACCAAAAGGCCAAGCACTTTCACTGTATCGTCGGCACCTGCAATCGTCGTCTTAACACGGCTGGCGGACTGCGCGTCCACATGGAGCAGGTGCACAAGGAGAACCTCGAGGTCGTCCCGAACGCCCTCGTCGACCGCCAAGGCCTCACTCCTGAAGTCTTCGGCATGGAGGGTGTGCCGCAGTCGATGCTTGATCAGCGCACCTCTCTCGTGATCAAGGAGTACAACAAGATCGAGTCCGAGTGGCGTGCCAGAACCGGCAACCCGCTGAGCGGCACCGCGGCTGCCAAAGAAGAGGCTGAGCAAGCGAGAAAGAAGCAGAAAGTCGCTGTTGACAAGGAGGAACTCAAGCGTCGTGCAGCAGCTGCAAAAGCAGCTCGCGCTGCCAAGAAAGCCGGACTAGAGCCACCCAAGCAGTTCGCTCCTGGCATCGACGAGATGGAGCAGCCAGAGCCTGTCTCCTTCGCCCAAATGGCGGCCTGGAAGGCTGCCGACGCACAGGCCGCTGCCTCGACCCCACCAGCACCAAGCGTATCGCCATACGCAGCTCCGCCATTCAAGCCAATGAACGGCGCTGCAGCTCTTCCAACACCCTTCTCCGCGCCAGTCGCTGCTTCGCCATACCAAACTCCGCCGTCCATCTCACCCCCTGGCTTTCCAATGGGCATGTACCCACCTCCAGGCATGCCCATGGGTATGCCAGCCTACTCACCATCACCAGTGTCAGGCTACGGCGCCCCACCACCAGGACTTCCTCAGCGCGTCAACATGCCGCTCCCAGGCATGAGCGGTCTGCCTAGCATCCCAGGCCTGCCACCGCGCCCGACTCCAGTCGCGCCCAATGGAAGCACGAACGGCAACGTTGAAGAGCTCATTAACACTGAGTACGAGAAGTTCCTGGAGCGCGAGAGACGTGGTGAGAAGGCCAGCTTTGCCGATCTCGTGGCCACCCAAGCGAAGTACGGCATGGTTATTGAGTCGTTGCCAGACAGCAACGGCGTCATGGCTCCCGTCTACGCCGATAACCCCCCGGGATCACGATGGTATTCAAACCCGAAAGTCGAGGCTGGCGCCAAACTCACCTACAGCGACAACTTCCTCACACCAGAGGAGAAGAAATCCGCCAGTCCCCGCTACCGCCGTGGCGCAAAGGCATCAACCACTCAGACTTTCGGCCATACCCAAGCCGCCTCCGGCGCTGTGTACTCTTAG
- a CDS encoding G2-specific protein kinase fin1: protein MESPRTKKARLNAERQTRLDARQAAKNKEAAEPKAGGTKRKAKGEGGNKKKAPRRGKNNQAEDQAEEGDGREEGRDNGPGAAAEPANNDEHQPGEDAAQIEDDPEDQPTEQDVADMVEPLGVMSRQEKEADLARSRLAIREQLAEGYNLEDKDHFLDRYNLVSAWFRHFAAAGRYLRVPDRRPAQSEILAHLVANNPRKAHIMRSFNTRKSWATPLAKEQIYIPDLPVYATQQPVGAYPRQLDESLDNLRNTRWATFTPRQRRMHIAVRWGELETDLYLGTQNPSAVVVAMMKQHYKWARHLAASGLYHRKPPVFYGDDQDLDEYMATLRNVMHTGKGVFYSAWLAAANSVAKSGDYEDRLLQKRIQCLAGDHTPLGEDPPVQCRCELDNASDRAWRLAWKIVNRQMAVRNASREDQMRLTALEDMAEEDRELYNELIWPPLWQPDVDHFDYLALLQQAVFEARRSYIVQAWNAAILEAKDAGNVEDIPRLQQNAKKAQTLYTDYRCRWRPPRDEPPPAVNCDSQAQAEEMGFDGGRSGISGTWKYKGELGKGAWGLVSIWVKFDADDRPVDRVAIKKVDLGPKPDIGGKPTEDRWDESWNWLGDPKRRIPIDYGLVKPLNDLPDSENVVRVVGYGVYDMRRTIQIYLEYCEHGDLAKLVQQYEERRNDPIHAGRNDRIPIRYLWSIFEALVSAACLMNHGQLPDGPPAPATAGWQALIHRDIKPANIFFAKPHATKWPGIPTAKLGDFGLGALQSDPNSARPGVGSEGFQAPEQYFYAAEDPPRPDLDGKAVSHKSDIWAIAKNMMNLINLQWWLIWGKYSENWEPEQFRRWRIWGWIQDG, encoded by the exons ATGGAGAGCCCAAGGACGAAAAAAGCCCGTCTGAATGCCGAAAGGCAAACGAGATTGGATGCGAGACAGGCGGCGAAGAATAAAGAAGCAGCAGAACCCAAGGCAGGCGGAACGAAGCGCAAGGCCAAGGGCGAGGGCGGTAACAAGAAGAAGGCACCACGGCGTGGAAAGAACAATCAAGCTGAAGATCAAGCAGAGGAAGGGGACGGACGTGAAGAAGGACGGGATAATGGCCCGGGTGCTGCGGCTGAGCCTGCGAACAATGACGAACATCAGCCCGGAGAAGACGCAGCACAGATTGAGGATGACCCGGAAGATCAGCCTACAGAGCAAGACGTTGCGGACATGGTGGAGCCCTTAGGAGTAATGTCACGCCAGGAAAAAGAAGCAGATCTGGCCAGAAGTCGACTTGCTATTCGTGAACAATTGGCTGAGGGGTACAATCTTGAGGACAAAGATCACTTCTTGGACAGGTACAATCTTGTCAGCGCTTGGTTCCGCCATTTTGCTGCGGCTGGGCGATACTTGCGTGTGCCAGATCGCAGGCCGGCTCAAAGTGAGATTCTCGCCCATTTGGTTGCAAACAATCCTAGGAAAGCCCACATCATGCGAAGTTTCAATACCCGAAAGTCTTGGGCCACCCCACTGGCTAAGGAACAGATTTACATCCCTGATCTGCCGGTTTATGCGACTCAACAGCCTGTGGGCGCATACCCACGTCAGCTAGACGAGAGTCTCGACAATCTCAGAAATACTCGCTGGGCCACTTTTACTCCCAGACAGAGGAGAATGCACATTGCCGTGCGTTGGGGCGAGTTGGAGACGGATCTCTATCTCGGAACGCAGAATCCCAGTGCGGTCGTAGTGGCAATGATGAAGCAACACTATAAATGGGCCAGGCACCTAGCCGCTTCCGGACTGTACCACAGAAAGCCCCCTGTTTTCTATGGCGACGATCAGGATCTCGATGAGTATATGGCAACCCTTCGCAATGTAATGCACACGGGCAAGGGCGTCTTTTACTCAGCATGGTTGGCAGCCGCCAATAGTGTCGCGAAATCGGGAGACTACGAAGATCGACTCTTACAGAAGCGAATTCAATGTCTGGCTGGCGATCATACCCCTCTCGGCGAGGATCCTCCCGTACAATGCAGATGCGAGTTGGACAATGCCTCTGATCGAGCCTGGAGGCTGGCGTGGAAAATTGTGAACAGACAGATGGCTGTTCGAAATGCTTCCCGAGAAGATCAAATGCGTCTGACCGCTCTCGAAGATATGGCAGAGGAAGATCGCGAGCTGTACAATGAGTTGATTTGGCCTCCACTGTGGCAGCCTGACGTGGATCATTTCGATTATCTGGCTCTACTGCAACAAGCTGTGTTCGAGGCTCGTCGGTCCTACATTGTCCAGGCCTGGAATGCAGCTATCTTAGAAGCGAAAGACGCAGGCAATGTTGAGGATATTCCGAGACTTCAGCAAAATGCGAAGAAAGCCCAGACGCTGTACACCGACTACCGCTGCAGGTGGCGACCTCCGCGTGATGAGCCGCCTCCCGCGGTCAACTGCGACTCCCAGGCCCAAGCAGAGGAAATGGGCTTCGACGGCGGACGCAGCGGCATCAGCGGGACTTGGAAGTACAAAGGCGAGCTTGGAAAAGGCGCGTGGGGTCTCGTCAGCATTTGGGTGAAGTTTGATGCGGATGACCGTCCCGTTGACAGAGTTGCCATCAAGAAAGTCGACCTTGGACCCAAGCCAGATATTGGCGGCAAGCCAACTGAAGACCGGTGGGACGAGTCATGGAACTGGCTCGGCGACCCGAAGAGGCGTATACCAATTGACTACGGATTGGTGAAGCCGCTGAATGATCTTCCTGATTCGGAGAATGTGGTTCGAGTCGTTGGATACGGCGTCTATGATATGCGCCGCACTATTCAGATCTACCTGGAGTACTGCGAGCACGGGGATCTCGCCAAGCTCGTGCAGCAGTACGAAGAGCGTAGAAACGACCCCATCCACGCAGGCCGAAACGATCGTATCCCTATCAGGTATCTCTGGTCCATCTTCGAAGCTCTGGTTTCCGCAGCTTGCTTGATGAACCACGGCCAATTGCCCGATGGTCCACCAGCTCCCGCCACGGCTGGCTGGCAGGCTCTGATCCATCGGGACATCAAGCCCGCCAACATCTTCTTTGCCAAGCCCCACGCTACAAAGTGGCCCGGCATTCCCACCGCCAAACTCGGCGACTTCGGCCTGGGTGCCTTGCAAAGCGACCCAAATTCAGCCAGGCCTGGCGTCGGAAGCGAAGGCTTCCAAGCGCCCGAGCAATATTTCTACGCGGCCGAGGATCCACCACGCCCTGACCTCGATGGGAAAGCCGTCTCCCACAAAAGCGACATCTGGGCGATAGCCAAGAACATGATGAACCTCATCAACCTCCAATGGTGGCTCATTTGGGGCAAGTACAGCGAAAATTGGGAGCCGGAGCAGTTTCGCCGGTGGCGCATTTGGGGATGGA TACAAGATGGTTGA